In Pirellula sp. SH-Sr6A, the DNA window ACCAACTATTGTGGCGATGGATTGTGAATCCCTTTCTCGCTCTTTTTCGACAATTGGACCGATGGGAAACGCGTTGGGCGAAATTTCTATCCAACGATCGGGAGAGTTGGTAAGCGAACATGAATGGATTGCATTTCCCCTTTTTGGAAACGACGTTGCTCGTCCCCTTGGTGGGATGTCTTTTCCTGCTGGGTAAGCAGCCGAGGGAGTCGATTCGAAGAAAGTCATTGTGGATTGCGGGACTCACGCTTGTCTTTGCAATCGCGACTTGGTGGGACTTTGCCACGCTCCATGTGTTTGAGGCACATGATGAATGGAGTTTCGTTCGATGGTTGCTTGGAAAAGAGCTTCTCATCGTCGATGAGTTTAGCGCTCCCCTTTTGCCACTGACCGCATTGATCTTTCTATTCACGTTGACTGCCACGGTGGGGCATAAGGTCAGTACCTTTTCGTATCAGGGAGCGATTCTTTCCGAGGCCATTAGCCTAGCGGTTCTATCGACCAAGGATCCGGTGTGGGTTGTCGTGCTCCTCGTTGTACTAGGTTTTCCTGTTTTTTCGGAGCTTGCGAACCGCAAGCAGACGACGCGAGTATTCGCGCTCCATCACTTGCTGTTTGCAGTCAGTGCGTTGGCGGGATGTTTATTAACGTTGTCAAACAACTCGACTTGGATGGCTGTCGGATTAGGGTGTTTGACCGTTTCGATTGGATTGCGTTGCGGTTTGTTTCCATTTTCGGTTTGGATTCGAGATCTTATGCAAAGGTGCTCGTTTGGTAGCTCCCTGCTTTATCTATTACCAATGTTGGGGCCTTACGCTGCCGCACGGTTATTGCTTCCCGTTGCACCGGAGTGGATTTTTGCATTGATCGAGTGGTGGGCGATGGCAACCGCGATCTTTGCGGCTGGGATGGCGTTGGTGCAAGTCGATGCGAGAGCGTTTTTCGGGTATCTCCTGCTAAGCCATGTTTCGCTTGTGATGGTAGGGCTCGATGTGGCAACTCCCATCGCACTCACGGGTGCATTGAGTTTGTGGTTGTCAGCAGGGATTGCGATGTCCGGGTATGGAATCGTACTCCGGTGTGTCGAGGCGCGCATCGGACGATTGAGATTGGATCGCTACTACGGGCTTTATGAACACATGCCTACCTTTGCATGGTTTTATTTGTTATCTGGCCTCGCGAGCGTCGGATTTCCCTGCACGATCGGCTTCATCGCTTCCGAATTGCTGATCGAAGGCGCGGTGGATGCGACTCCGGTGTTGGGGATGGGAGTGGTACTCACGATGGCCTTGCAAGGGATTGCGATCATGAGCTCTTACTTTCGTATCTTTACCGGTGCGCGGCATATTTCATCTGTCTCCCTCTCGGTCTTGCCCGAGGAGCGAATCGCGATGATTTTCTTGACGCTCTTGATCTTGGGAGCCGGTGTGATTCCTCAGATTGGAGTCGGGACGCGGTATCGAGCGGCCGTCGACCTTCGCAACAGTTTGAGACTACCTGAAAAATCGATTGGGGAAGAGGATAACGATCCGGGGACGTCGCATACACCCGAATCCCCCCATCCTTAAGTGAGCGACTGTCTAGCTATTGAGCATGCACAGGAGCGCGAAGGTCCAGACTGCGGCCAAGACGACGAACAAACTGCAGACTGTAGTTACCCAGAAGCGATGGCTCAGGTGATTAGGAAACAGACGAGTCAGTTCGCGTGGATGGGTGGTGAGGAATTGATCTCGCGCATCTTCTTCTTCGAACAGAACCGCTTGTGCGGCCTCGAGAAGCCCGTACTGGATAGAGAACTCTAGAGCGCCGTGCAGAAAATGGCGCCTGCCAACAGGGTCCACCCCGATCGCTTCGAAGAACCAGATTTGTTTGCCGTAGGTGAGATCCGATTCCTCGGAGAAGTCCACGCATCGCAAATTTTCGACGCGAGACTGTTCTGGGCAGAAATCACGGCGAAGCAGGCAGCTGTGCGCATGTTCGGAAACAGTTTGCCAGATCTGGCGAGAGAATTGTGTGTTGTGCGCTTCCGGTGTCATGCCTCGATTCCTTCGATTACTGGCGTCCCTTACGCCATAGGGATGCTTCAACTTGCCTATCTGCTGCATTATAGAAGTGGAGCGAAGGGGCGGTGAGTGTGGGGAGATCAACTTTTACCGAAAATTCGGGAAATCGCAGAGTACACCTGGGGAGGGTGTGTTTCGTGTGGATGCATCGAAGAGATATCGATGTAGAAGAGGGGGCATCGAGGTTAGAAAAGCAAAACGGCCGGAATGCCTGGAGCATCACGACCGTTTTAAGGGTTTGGATCGCGGAGTGATCCTCATGCGACAGGTGGTACTAGACCATGTCTTTGAGTTTCTTGAGAGCGCGAACTTTCACGGTGGTCGAAGCGGGTTTGGGATCGGCCCACTTCATTTCACCGGTTTGTGGGTTTCGAACTTGTCGCTTTGGAAGAGCCTTTTTCTGATGGCGTAGGATCTTGCAAAGGTCGGGTATCACGAAGGCGCCAACGCCCTTCTTGCCGAGCGAAGTGGCGATTTCAGCCTTCAGGGCATCGAATACCTCTGCAATTTGTTTCTTGGATAGGCCGGTGGCTTCGGCGATGTTGGTGTAGATTTGGACTTTGGTGAGTGGCTTTTCTGCCTTGGCAGCTGCTTTTGCCATGTGACGAATCCCTTTCAAACGATCACTTTTCTAATCCATGTCCAACAGAGAACATGACTATTGGCTGAATTAAAGGATGCGGGGGGCAAAATGCAACTGGGATAAGGCCTTAAACCTATAAAAACACTGGAATTGATGCGATTTTGTCCAAAAAACATTGGATTTTCAGTGCTTCAGGGGGCCGGGAGCGGGTATTTCCGGGCATTTTTGACCATTTTTTCACGAAGCGAACTGGTGATGTCCAATTCCAGGACGCTGGCGAGTCGTAGAAGATACGAGAGGACATCGGAGAGTTCATCCGCGATCGCTATCTTGGCGGCTGGGTCTAACTGCTCCGCATCGGGATCAGCCCATTGAAAATGCTCCATCAATTCAGCGGCTTCGATGGCCACCGACATAGCCAAGGACTTTGGCCGATGGAACGTTTCCCACCTTCGGTCTGCAGCAAAGCGATCTATCCATCCTTTCAATTCCGCCACGGTGGTGATGGAGTCTTCGGTCGAGTCGTATGCAGTGGAAGCATGGTCAGTATGCATGGAGCGAAGCCTTGACGAAAGAGGGACAATAGCGAGCATATGGTTTGTCGTCGGGGCATAGCAGACGACTCGCATGAGCCCCAGATTAGAGCATCCCTATCGACGGAGAAATGGAAGATGGCAGTTCTCGTTACGAAACCAGCACCCGATTTCAAAGCTCAAGCCGTGATGAAGGACGGCACGTTCTCGGAAATTTCCCTCAGCCAATACAAGGGCAAGAAGTACGTCTTGTTGTTCTTCTATCCGCTCGACTTCACATTCGTCTGCCCCACCGAGATCATCGCGTTCTCCGATCGCGTTGCCGATTTCAACGCACTCGACGTCGAAGTCATCGGTGTATCGGTCGATAGCCATTACTCGCACTTGGCATGGCGAAATACCCCTCGAACCCAAGGTGGGATCGGGCAGATCGATTACCCGCTCGTCGCCGACTTGAACAAGCAAATCGCGCGAGATTACGACGTCTTGGTCAATGATGCCGTGGCGCTTCGAGGGCTTTTCTTGATCGATAAGAACGGCGTCGTGCGACATCAAGTCGTCAACGATCTTCCGCTCGGTCGCAGCGTCGACGAGGCATTGCGCATGGTCAAGGCCCTTCAGTTCTTCGAGAAGAACGGGGAAGTCTGCCCCGCGAACTGGCAAGAAGGAAAGCGATCGATCAAGCCGACGGTCCAGGATAGCAAGTCCTTCTTCGATGCCGAATACGCCGCAAAGGCGTAATCCGCTGTCGCCTTCGACACCGATCACCTAACCCGCAGAGATCGAACTGACCTGCGGGTTTTTTGTTGGGGTTCAAAGTCCCGCGAGGTCGCGAATTCTCGGCGATTGCGTTACAAACCTTGGGTGGACCCTTTCCACTCGATCATTGGGAGCCAGTCTCTTGGAAAACAAAATCGATACACCCAAGTCCAGCCACCTGACGCATGTCAATGAACAGGGGGCAGCGCACATGGTGGATGTCGGCGGGAAGGCGATTTCGCAACGTATTGCCGTTGCGCGAAGCCGAGTGGTTCTCTCCCCCGGAGCCGCTCAGGCCATCCGCGAAAACAGTCTGAAAAAGGGGGATTGCTTGCAAGTCGCGAGGCTCGCGGCCATTCAAGCGACCAAGTGGACGAGCCATCTCATTCCGCTTTGCCACGCGATTCCCATCGAATCGGTCTCCGTCGAATCGTTTTGGCGTGGAGAATTGGTGCTGGAATGGCAAGTCACGGTTAAGTCGACCGGAAAAACGGGGGTAGAGATGGAAGCGATCACGGCGGCGAGTATTGCAGCAGTGACCGTTTACGACATGTGCAAAGGGATCGATCCGGAGATCACCCTCTGCGATATTGGCTTGCTCCACAAATCGGGAGGAAGCAATGGGGACTTCACGAGGAACGAGACCGAAAATGCACGCACCCCAGCACGTTAGCGATAAGTCCGAGGAAGACGGCTACAGCACTTTGACCGCTCCGAGGCGGGCTCGTGGCGAGTCGGCTGGAAGAGAGTTGCGGGTCGGAGTTCCGGCTCCTTTTGAACCCTTGCACCCCGAGGCGACCAATTACCAATGGGTTTTGAAAAAGGCGATGTCTCTGATCGAACAGGACTTGGCCAAGGTCGAGACGTGCATCGTGCAAGGCCTGGCGTCGAGCGATCCCTCGATTCAGCCCATGCTCGACCATGTCCGCACTCTAGGGGGCAAGCGGCTACGCCCTTGTTTGACGCTCCTTTCGGCGAAGGCCTGCGGTGGAGTGACGGAGGAGACGATCCGATTG includes these proteins:
- a CDS encoding proton-conducting transporter membrane subunit produces the protein MNGLHFPFLETTLLVPLVGCLFLLGKQPRESIRRKSLWIAGLTLVFAIATWWDFATLHVFEAHDEWSFVRWLLGKELLIVDEFSAPLLPLTALIFLFTLTATVGHKVSTFSYQGAILSEAISLAVLSTKDPVWVVVLLVVLGFPVFSELANRKQTTRVFALHHLLFAVSALAGCLLTLSNNSTWMAVGLGCLTVSIGLRCGLFPFSVWIRDLMQRCSFGSSLLYLLPMLGPYAAARLLLPVAPEWIFALIEWWAMATAIFAAGMALVQVDARAFFGYLLLSHVSLVMVGLDVATPIALTGALSLWLSAGIAMSGYGIVLRCVEARIGRLRLDRYYGLYEHMPTFAWFYLLSGLASVGFPCTIGFIASELLIEGAVDATPVLGMGVVLTMALQGIAIMSSYFRIFTGARHISSVSLSVLPEERIAMIFLTLLILGAGVIPQIGVGTRYRAAVDLRNSLRLPEKSIGEEDNDPGTSHTPESPHP
- a CDS encoding MazG-like family protein, with translation MHTDHASTAYDSTEDSITTVAELKGWIDRFAADRRWETFHRPKSLAMSVAIEAAELMEHFQWADPDAEQLDPAAKIAIADELSDVLSYLLRLASVLELDITSSLREKMVKNARKYPLPAP
- a CDS encoding peroxiredoxin, with the translated sequence MAVLVTKPAPDFKAQAVMKDGTFSEISLSQYKGKKYVLLFFYPLDFTFVCPTEIIAFSDRVADFNALDVEVIGVSVDSHYSHLAWRNTPRTQGGIGQIDYPLVADLNKQIARDYDVLVNDAVALRGLFLIDKNGVVRHQVVNDLPLGRSVDEALRMVKALQFFEKNGEVCPANWQEGKRSIKPTVQDSKSFFDAEYAAKA
- the moaC gene encoding cyclic pyranopterin monophosphate synthase MoaC, whose amino-acid sequence is MENKIDTPKSSHLTHVNEQGAAHMVDVGGKAISQRIAVARSRVVLSPGAAQAIRENSLKKGDCLQVARLAAIQATKWTSHLIPLCHAIPIESVSVESFWRGELVLEWQVTVKSTGKTGVEMEAITAASIAAVTVYDMCKGIDPEITLCDIGLLHKSGGSNGDFTRNETENARTPAR
- a CDS encoding HU family DNA-binding protein, with the protein product MAKAAAKAEKPLTKVQIYTNIAEATGLSKKQIAEVFDALKAEIATSLGKKGVGAFVIPDLCKILRHQKKALPKRQVRNPQTGEMKWADPKPASTTVKVRALKKLKDMV